The following proteins come from a genomic window of Novosphingobium aromaticivorans DSM 12444:
- a CDS encoding S9 family peptidase — protein MRHFRLLAACALSSLAIAPLAHAQQGQSMTATAAPAEAGALTFERVFASPSLNGLAPRAVKLSPDGRYLTLLRNRADDRERYDLWGFDRQTGEWKMLVDSLKLSSGRQLTEAEKMQRERQRIGDLKGIVSYEWSADSKSVLVPVDGDLLLAGLDGSVRKVEGTKGGELTPKLGPKGEHIAFVRDRRLWAGPVTGTAAVAITPEEANADVHWGEAEFVAQEEMNRFNGFWWSPDESRIAVERFDESMVGVVTRAAIGAEGTKTFDQRYPAAGTPNAEVSLYVIGPDGSNRVQVDLGANKDIYLARVDWAPDGKTLYVQRMNREQTVLDMLKVDPVTGKSSVLFSEKAAAKHWIDLSDSYRFLADGSLIWWSQRDGFGHLYRFKNGKWSQLTKGEWVVTGLVGVDEKGGKLYLAGTKDDVLAPQVYAMDLKAPGKLTRLTELGWVNGASMDKSGQTLMITRSSDAQPAQSYIADTAGKNLAWIEENKVAGSHPYAPYLASHRPAQFGTIPAADGTPLHYMMITPPLEPGKKYPVFTYHYGGPTAQVVTKGFQGALAQAIVDKGYIYFAIDNRGSENRGVKFASALHHAMGSVEVEDQLAGANWLKKQAFVDADKISTFGWSYGGYMSIKMLEANPGAYAAGIAVAPVTKWQMYDTTYTERYLGDPGKLPEVYEKANALADTGKISDPLLIIHGMADDNVVFENASAIIAKMQAEAVPFEMMLYPGYTHRISGPKVSQHLYETIFRFLDRNGAGSGK, from the coding sequence ATGCGTCATTTCCGCCTGCTTGCTGCCTGCGCGCTGTCTTCACTTGCCATTGCACCACTGGCCCACGCCCAACAGGGACAATCGATGACCGCCACTGCCGCGCCCGCCGAAGCCGGAGCCCTGACTTTCGAACGCGTGTTCGCCAGCCCGAGCCTCAACGGTCTGGCCCCGCGCGCGGTCAAGCTGTCGCCCGATGGCCGTTACCTGACGCTGCTGCGCAACCGCGCCGACGACCGCGAGCGTTATGACCTGTGGGGCTTTGACCGCCAGACCGGCGAGTGGAAGATGCTGGTGGATTCGCTCAAGCTCTCGTCGGGCCGCCAGTTGACCGAAGCCGAGAAGATGCAGCGTGAGCGCCAGCGCATCGGCGATCTCAAGGGCATCGTGTCCTACGAGTGGTCGGCGGACAGCAAGTCGGTGCTGGTGCCGGTGGACGGAGACCTGCTGCTGGCCGGTCTCGACGGTTCGGTCCGCAAGGTGGAAGGCACCAAGGGCGGCGAGCTTACGCCCAAGCTTGGGCCCAAGGGCGAACACATCGCATTCGTGCGCGACAGGCGGCTGTGGGCCGGGCCGGTGACCGGCACCGCCGCCGTGGCGATCACGCCCGAAGAGGCCAATGCGGACGTTCACTGGGGTGAGGCCGAGTTCGTCGCGCAGGAGGAAATGAACCGCTTCAACGGCTTCTGGTGGTCGCCCGACGAAAGCCGCATCGCGGTCGAGCGCTTCGACGAGAGCATGGTGGGCGTGGTCACCCGCGCGGCCATCGGCGCGGAAGGGACGAAGACCTTCGACCAGCGCTATCCGGCGGCGGGCACGCCCAATGCGGAAGTCTCGCTTTACGTGATTGGGCCGGACGGTTCCAACCGGGTGCAGGTCGATCTCGGCGCCAACAAGGACATCTATCTCGCCCGCGTGGACTGGGCACCTGACGGCAAGACGCTCTACGTCCAGCGCATGAACCGCGAGCAGACCGTGCTCGACATGCTCAAGGTCGATCCCGTGACGGGGAAGTCGAGCGTGCTGTTCAGCGAGAAGGCCGCGGCGAAGCACTGGATCGACCTTTCGGACAGCTATCGGTTTCTGGCCGACGGCAGCCTGATCTGGTGGTCGCAGCGCGACGGGTTCGGGCACCTCTACCGCTTCAAGAACGGGAAGTGGAGCCAGCTTACCAAGGGTGAGTGGGTCGTGACCGGGCTTGTCGGCGTCGACGAGAAGGGCGGCAAGCTCTACCTTGCCGGGACCAAGGACGACGTACTGGCGCCGCAGGTCTATGCGATGGACCTCAAGGCGCCGGGCAAGCTCACGCGGCTGACCGAGCTTGGCTGGGTCAACGGGGCTAGCATGGACAAGAGCGGGCAGACGCTGATGATCACGCGTTCGTCGGATGCGCAGCCGGCCCAGTCCTACATCGCCGACACTGCCGGCAAGAACCTCGCCTGGATCGAGGAGAACAAGGTCGCGGGCTCGCACCCCTATGCGCCCTATCTGGCCAGCCATCGCCCGGCGCAGTTCGGCACCATCCCGGCTGCCGATGGCACACCGCTGCACTACATGATGATCACTCCGCCGCTGGAGCCGGGCAAGAAGTATCCGGTGTTCACCTACCATTACGGCGGGCCGACCGCGCAGGTGGTGACCAAGGGCTTCCAGGGGGCGCTGGCGCAGGCAATCGTCGACAAAGGCTATATCTATTTCGCCATCGACAATCGCGGCTCTGAAAACCGCGGCGTCAAGTTCGCTTCCGCGTTGCATCACGCGATGGGATCGGTCGAGGTCGAGGATCAGCTCGCGGGGGCGAACTGGCTCAAGAAGCAGGCGTTCGTCGATGCCGACAAGATCAGCACGTTCGGCTGGTCCTATGGCGGATACATGTCGATCAAGATGCTCGAGGCAAATCCGGGGGCCTATGCAGCTGGCATCGCCGTCGCGCCCGTGACCAAGTGGCAGATGTACGACACCACTTATACCGAGCGCTACCTTGGCGACCCCGGCAAGCTGCCGGAGGTCTACGAGAAGGCGAACGCCCTGGCCGATACGGGCAAGATCAGCGATCCGCTGCTGATCATCCACGGCATGGCCGACGACAACGTGGTGTTCGAGAACGCCAGCGCCATCATCGCCAAAATGCAGGCCGAGGCGGTGCCGTTCGAGATGATGCTTTATCCCGGCTACACCCACCGCATCAGCGGACCGAAGGTGAGCCAGCATTTGTACGAGACGATTTTCCGCTTTCTCGACCGTAATGGAGCGGGGAGCGGAAAGTAG
- a CDS encoding aspartate-semialdehyde dehydrogenase gives MGYRVVVVGATGNVGREMLNILAEREFPCDEIAAVASSRSQGTEIEFGETGRKLKVQNVENFDFTGWDIALFAAGSGPTQIHAPRAASQGCVVIDNSSLYRMDPDVPLIVPEVNPDAIDGYTKKNIIANPNCSTAQMVVALKPLHDAAKIKRVVVSTYQSVSGAGKEGMDELFEQSRAIFVGDPVEPKKFTKQIAFNVIPHIDVFLDDGSTKEEWKMVAETKKILDPKVKVTATCVRVPVFIGHSEALNIEFENEISAEEAQNILREAPGVMLVDKRENGGYVTPVECVGDFATFVSRVREDSTVDNGLNIWCVSDNLRKGAALNAVQIAELLGRRHLKKG, from the coding sequence ATGGGTTACCGGGTTGTAGTGGTCGGTGCGACTGGGAATGTGGGCCGCGAGATGCTCAACATTCTGGCCGAGCGCGAGTTTCCCTGCGACGAGATCGCAGCGGTTGCTTCGTCGCGGTCGCAGGGCACCGAGATCGAGTTTGGCGAGACCGGCCGCAAGCTGAAGGTCCAGAACGTCGAGAACTTCGATTTCACCGGATGGGACATCGCACTGTTCGCGGCCGGATCCGGCCCGACGCAGATCCACGCCCCGCGTGCCGCTTCGCAGGGCTGCGTGGTGATCGACAACTCGTCGCTCTACCGCATGGACCCGGACGTGCCGCTGATCGTGCCCGAGGTGAACCCGGACGCGATCGACGGCTACACCAAGAAGAACATCATCGCCAACCCGAACTGCTCGACCGCGCAAATGGTCGTGGCGCTGAAGCCGCTGCATGATGCCGCCAAGATCAAGCGCGTCGTCGTCTCCACCTACCAGTCGGTTTCCGGCGCGGGCAAGGAAGGCATGGACGAGCTGTTCGAACAGAGCCGCGCGATCTTCGTCGGCGACCCGGTGGAGCCGAAGAAGTTCACCAAGCAGATCGCCTTCAACGTGATCCCGCACATCGACGTCTTCCTCGACGATGGATCGACCAAGGAAGAGTGGAAGATGGTCGCCGAGACCAAGAAGATCCTCGACCCCAAGGTCAAGGTAACGGCAACCTGCGTGCGTGTGCCGGTGTTCATCGGCCACTCGGAAGCGCTGAACATCGAGTTCGAGAACGAGATTTCGGCCGAGGAAGCGCAGAACATCCTGCGCGAGGCCCCGGGCGTGATGCTCGTCGACAAGCGCGAGAACGGCGGATACGTGACGCCGGTCGAATGCGTTGGCGACTTTGCCACCTTCGTTTCGCGCGTGCGTGAGGATTCGACCGTGGACAACGGCCTGAACATCTGGTGCGTCTCGGACAACCTGCGCAAGGGTGCGGCCCTGAACGCCGTCCAGATCGCCGAACTGCTCGGCCGTCGCCACCTCAAGAAGGGCTGA
- a CDS encoding YbjN domain-containing protein → MNVRWLLAALAAGVMAPSVAEAATTVTAIRPDGVAEALTNLGYTAELAKDANGDPLINADIGGWQAALMFYECNEKTHDGCQSLQFVANFTPEKKFTAEDAVKFMRNTRFASVSLTQDQSVTMTWDVVTGKGIDLEVFSNAVDMFRSAMDTLGTEVFK, encoded by the coding sequence ATGAATGTACGCTGGCTTCTGGCTGCGCTTGCAGCCGGTGTCATGGCCCCTTCGGTCGCAGAGGCAGCAACAACGGTTACCGCGATCAGGCCCGATGGCGTGGCCGAAGCGCTCACGAACCTCGGTTATACCGCTGAACTTGCGAAGGACGCCAACGGCGACCCGCTGATCAACGCGGACATCGGCGGCTGGCAGGCCGCGCTCATGTTCTACGAATGCAACGAAAAGACGCACGACGGGTGCCAATCGCTGCAGTTCGTCGCCAATTTCACGCCCGAGAAGAAGTTCACCGCCGAGGATGCGGTGAAATTCATGCGCAACACGCGTTTTGCCTCGGTGTCGCTGACCCAGGACCAGTCGGTGACGATGACCTGGGATGTCGTGACAGGCAAGGGCATCGACCTCGAGGTCTTCTCCAACGCGGTCGACATGTTCCGCAGCGCAATGGACACGCTGGGCACCGAGGTTTTCAAGTAG
- the trmD gene encoding tRNA (guanosine(37)-N1)-methyltransferase TrmD, with product MTFAATVLTLYPEMFPGPLGVSLAGRALREGAWAMDAVQIRDFAIDKHKTVDDTPAGGGAGMVLRVDVLAKAIDHAREAHPGCPVIAMTPRGKPLTQERVRQLADGPGVIVLCGRFEGFDERIFAGREVEEVSVGDIVLSGGECAALMLLDACIRLLPGVMGAASSGHEESFENGLLEYPHYTRPAEWEGRTIPEVLRSGDHAKIAAWRKSQSEIDTRLRRPDLWERHIGARVQSASGAQREVQDD from the coding sequence ATGACCTTCGCCGCCACCGTACTTACTCTCTATCCCGAGATGTTTCCCGGTCCGCTGGGCGTGAGCCTTGCCGGGCGCGCGCTGCGCGAGGGGGCGTGGGCGATGGATGCGGTGCAGATCCGCGATTTCGCCATCGACAAGCACAAGACCGTCGACGACACGCCCGCTGGTGGCGGGGCGGGGATGGTGTTGCGGGTGGATGTGCTGGCCAAGGCCATCGACCATGCTCGAGAGGCGCATCCGGGGTGCCCGGTTATCGCCATGACGCCGCGCGGCAAGCCGCTCACGCAGGAGCGTGTGCGGCAGCTTGCGGACGGGCCGGGCGTGATCGTCCTGTGTGGCCGGTTCGAGGGCTTTGATGAGCGGATTTTCGCCGGGAGAGAGGTCGAGGAAGTCTCGGTCGGCGACATCGTGCTGTCCGGCGGCGAATGTGCCGCCCTGATGCTGCTGGACGCTTGCATTCGGCTGCTTCCCGGCGTAATGGGCGCGGCTTCTAGCGGGCATGAGGAGTCGTTCGAGAACGGCCTCCTGGAATACCCGCACTATACCCGACCTGCTGAGTGGGAAGGGCGCACGATCCCTGAAGTGCTGCGATCGGGGGATCATGCGAAGATCGCGGCTTGGCGCAAGTCACAGTCCGAGATCGATACACGGTTACGCAGGCCGGACCTTTGGGAGCGCCACATCGGCGCTCGGGTCCAGTCTGCCTCTGGCGCGCAGCGTGAAGTGCAGGACGATTGA
- a CDS encoding enoyl-CoA hydratase: MLVNLDRHGAVAVVTLNRPEAMNALSAALRVELARTMCEVDADDGVRAVVLTGAGQRAFTAGLDLKELGADTSNLGAANAQDADRNPVKAVEQCRKPVIGAINGVAVTGGFELALACDVLIASENARFADTHARVGIMPGWGLSQKLSRMIGISRAKELSLTGNFIGAEQAHAWGLVNRVVPADELLPAAIALAQDMATIEPDMASTYKRLIDEGYALPMGEALALETRVSAERNGTVRADEVEARRRAVMDRGRGQA, encoded by the coding sequence ATGCTTGTGAACCTCGATCGCCACGGCGCCGTTGCCGTGGTCACGCTCAACCGGCCCGAGGCGATGAACGCGCTGTCCGCCGCGCTGCGGGTGGAACTGGCCCGTACGATGTGCGAAGTCGATGCTGACGACGGGGTGCGGGCAGTGGTTCTGACCGGCGCGGGCCAGCGCGCGTTCACCGCCGGGCTCGATCTCAAGGAATTGGGGGCGGATACGTCCAACCTCGGGGCGGCCAATGCGCAGGACGCAGATCGCAATCCGGTGAAGGCGGTGGAGCAGTGCCGCAAGCCGGTGATCGGCGCGATCAACGGCGTCGCAGTCACCGGCGGGTTCGAACTGGCGCTGGCCTGCGATGTGCTGATCGCCAGCGAGAATGCCCGCTTTGCCGACACCCACGCGCGGGTCGGCATCATGCCCGGCTGGGGCCTGTCGCAGAAGCTTTCGCGGATGATCGGCATCTCGCGGGCCAAGGAACTGTCGCTGACGGGAAATTTCATCGGTGCGGAGCAGGCGCATGCCTGGGGGCTCGTCAACCGCGTCGTGCCGGCGGACGAGTTGCTGCCTGCCGCCATCGCCCTGGCGCAAGACATGGCGACGATCGAACCGGACATGGCGAGCACCTACAAGCGGCTGATCGACGAAGGATATGCGCTGCCCATGGGCGAGGCGCTGGCGCTGGAGACGCGCGTTTCGGCCGAACGGAATGGCACGGTGCGGGCCGACGAGGTCGAGGCAAGGCGCCGGGCGGTGATGGATCGCGGTCGCGGGCAGGCGTGA
- a CDS encoding AMP nucleosidase yields METTETILAELSRIYDEAVALLRADIAAYANHGTLPPPERRHDGSYCYPELRVRFSGDPRHESTGRSFGRLTQRGDYACTVTRPALFDDYLREQIGVIRQAYDVEIAVGRSRQEMPFPYVLDGAYGAQIGRVSPQDLAQHFPATDLAHIGDEIADGEYIVGNGPFPLSLFDGLRTDFSLARLAHYTGTSTEDFQRYVLFTNYHRYVDEFVDWAAQQIDGERYVALTGAGGLNLDARTDNARDRLSDTAWRRHQMPAYHLVAPDKSGITLVNIGVGPSNAKTICDHLAVLRPEAWLMIGHCGGLRPTQKIGDYVLAHAYLRDDHVLDPVLPPEIPIPAIAEVQVALQKAAEMISGAGGTDLKKRMRTGTIVTTDDRNWELRYTHSARRLSLSRAVGIDMESATIAAQGYRFRVPYGTLLCVSDKPLHGEIKLPGQANRFYEEAIAAHLAIGTTACELLREEGPRLHSRKLRAFNEPPFR; encoded by the coding sequence ATGGAAACCACGGAAACGATCCTCGCCGAACTCTCCCGGATCTATGACGAAGCCGTCGCCCTGCTGAGGGCAGACATCGCCGCCTATGCGAACCACGGCACGCTCCCCCCACCCGAACGCCGCCACGACGGCAGCTACTGCTACCCCGAACTGCGCGTCCGGTTTTCCGGCGATCCACGCCATGAATCGACCGGCCGCTCGTTCGGCCGCCTGACCCAGCGCGGCGACTATGCCTGTACGGTAACCCGCCCCGCCCTGTTCGACGACTACCTGCGCGAACAGATCGGCGTCATCCGCCAGGCCTACGACGTGGAAATCGCGGTTGGCCGCTCGCGGCAGGAGATGCCCTTCCCCTACGTGCTCGACGGAGCCTACGGCGCGCAGATCGGTCGGGTCAGCCCCCAGGACCTCGCCCAGCATTTCCCCGCGACCGACCTTGCCCACATCGGCGACGAGATCGCCGACGGAGAATACATCGTCGGCAACGGCCCCTTCCCGCTGTCGCTGTTCGACGGGTTGCGCACCGATTTCAGCCTCGCCCGCCTGGCCCACTACACCGGCACCAGCACCGAGGACTTCCAGCGCTACGTCCTGTTCACCAATTACCATCGCTATGTCGACGAGTTCGTCGATTGGGCCGCGCAGCAGATCGATGGCGAACGCTATGTCGCGCTCACCGGCGCCGGCGGGCTCAACCTCGATGCGCGCACCGACAACGCGCGCGATCGCCTGTCCGACACGGCCTGGCGACGGCACCAGATGCCGGCGTATCACCTCGTCGCCCCGGACAAGTCGGGCATCACGCTGGTCAACATCGGCGTCGGCCCTTCCAACGCCAAGACCATCTGCGACCACCTCGCGGTCCTGCGTCCCGAAGCCTGGCTGATGATCGGCCACTGCGGCGGCCTGCGTCCCACGCAGAAGATAGGCGATTACGTGCTGGCCCATGCCTATTTGCGCGACGACCACGTGCTCGATCCGGTCCTTCCGCCGGAAATTCCCATTCCAGCCATCGCCGAAGTTCAGGTCGCCCTGCAAAAGGCGGCGGAAATGATCTCGGGCGCCGGCGGCACCGACCTCAAGAAGCGGATGCGCACCGGCACCATCGTCACCACCGACGATCGCAACTGGGAACTTCGCTACACCCACTCAGCGCGCCGTCTCTCGCTCAGCCGCGCGGTCGGGATCGACATGGAAAGCGCCACCATCGCCGCGCAGGGATACCGCTTCCGCGTTCCCTACGGCACGCTGCTGTGCGTGTCGGACAAGCCGCTCCACGGCGAGATCAAGCTACCCGGCCAGGCCAACCGCTTCTACGAGGAAGCCATCGCCGCCCACCTTGCCATCGGCACCACGGCCTGCGAACTGCTTCGCGAGGAAGGCCCCCGCCTGCACAGCCGCAAGTTGCGCGCGTTCAACGAGCCGCCGTTCCGCTGA
- the rplS gene encoding 50S ribosomal protein L19, producing the protein MNLIQQLEAEAIAEFKAKKEIPDFRAGDTVRVGVRVVEGERTRVQAYEGVCIARSNRGLGSNFTVRKISFGEGVERVFPLYSPNIDSITVVRRGVVRRAKLYYLRGRTGKSARIAERKVTKA; encoded by the coding sequence ATGAACCTGATTCAGCAGCTTGAAGCTGAAGCTATCGCCGAATTCAAGGCGAAGAAGGAAATTCCGGACTTCCGCGCCGGCGATACCGTTCGCGTTGGCGTGCGCGTCGTCGAAGGCGAGCGTACCCGCGTTCAGGCCTACGAAGGCGTGTGCATCGCGCGCTCGAACCGAGGCCTCGGCTCGAACTTCACCGTTCGCAAGATCTCGTTCGGCGAAGGCGTGGAGCGCGTGTTCCCGCTCTACTCGCCCAACATCGATTCGATTACCGTCGTGCGTCGTGGTGTCGTGCGTCGTGCGAAGCTCTACTACCTTCGCGGCCGCACCGGCAAATCGGCGCGTATTGCTGAGCGTAAGGTCACCAAGGCCTGA
- the rpsP gene encoding 30S ribosomal protein S16, giving the protein MSVSMRLSRGGSKKRPYYKIVVSNSRAPRDGKYLEQVGTYNPLLAKDDENRVRLIEDRVRYWIGVGAQPTDRVARMLDKAGIKERAATNNPQKAEPGKKAKERAEERAEKAREAAEAAAAAAAAPAEEAAAEAPAEAAAEEQTEA; this is encoded by the coding sequence ATGTCCGTTTCTATGCGTCTTTCGCGCGGTGGTTCGAAGAAGCGCCCGTACTACAAGATCGTCGTTTCCAACAGCCGCGCGCCGCGCGACGGCAAGTACCTGGAGCAGGTCGGCACCTACAACCCGCTGCTCGCCAAGGACGACGAGAACCGCGTGCGCCTGATCGAAGACCGCGTCCGCTACTGGATCGGCGTTGGCGCCCAGCCGACCGACCGCGTTGCCCGCATGCTCGACAAGGCTGGCATCAAGGAACGCGCCGCGACCAACAACCCGCAAAAGGCCGAGCCCGGCAAGAAGGCCAAGGAGCGCGCCGAGGAGCGTGCCGAGAAGGCTCGCGAGGCTGCTGAAGCCGCTGCTGCCGCCGCTGCCGCTCCGGCCGAAGAAGCCGCTGCCGAAGCTCCGGCCGAAGCCGCTGCCGAAGAGCAGACGGAAGCCTGA
- a CDS encoding alpha/beta fold hydrolase yields the protein MTEATTEFFPGFGGAQLALHRLGQGRPVVLLHGLFSSAEVNWIKFGTAARLSEEGFECLMPDLRVHGKSAAPHEPEAYPQDVLVRDLEALVAHLGLVDFDLVGFSLGSRTSARAVVAGLKPRRLVLGGMGLEGLAGWARRQDFFIDVIDRFGTIRPGDPAYLSQQFLKSMGVDREAARLLLGTMADTDPAELGAISMPTLVLCGDKDDDNGSAQRLAEVLPDASLVLIPGTHMSSVTVPEMGREIAAFLSR from the coding sequence ATGACGGAAGCAACCACCGAGTTCTTTCCCGGCTTCGGCGGCGCGCAACTGGCGCTGCACCGGCTGGGGCAGGGAAGGCCGGTGGTGCTTCTGCATGGCCTGTTCTCGTCCGCAGAGGTCAACTGGATCAAGTTCGGCACTGCGGCGAGATTGTCCGAAGAGGGGTTCGAGTGCCTGATGCCGGATCTCAGGGTTCATGGCAAAAGCGCGGCACCGCACGAGCCTGAGGCTTACCCCCAGGACGTGCTTGTGCGTGACCTGGAAGCGCTCGTCGCACATCTGGGCCTGGTCGATTTCGATCTCGTCGGTTTCTCGCTCGGCTCGCGCACATCGGCGCGCGCAGTGGTGGCGGGGCTCAAGCCGCGGCGGCTGGTGCTGGGTGGCATGGGGCTGGAAGGGCTGGCCGGCTGGGCACGGCGGCAAGACTTCTTCATCGACGTGATCGACCGGTTCGGCACGATCCGTCCCGGCGATCCGGCCTATCTCTCGCAGCAGTTCCTGAAATCGATGGGCGTCGACCGCGAGGCGGCGCGCCTCCTGCTTGGCACCATGGCGGATACCGATCCCGCGGAACTGGGTGCCATTTCCATGCCGACGCTGGTGCTCTGCGGCGACAAGGACGACGATAACGGTTCCGCGCAGCGGCTTGCCGAAGTCCTGCCGGATGCATCGCTGGTACTCATCCCGGGTACGCACATGAGTAGCGTGACCGTGCCCGAGATGGGCCGCGAAATTGCGGCGTTCCTTTCCCGATAA
- the rpsF gene encoding 30S ribosomal protein S6: protein MPLYEHVFLARQDLSQAQVDALAAAATEIVESNEGKVTKTETWGLRSLAYKIQKNRKAHFVLLNIEASGATIAELERQTQINEDVIRYMTVRVDEHEAGPSVMMRKNDRERSRRREREGE from the coding sequence ATGCCGCTTTACGAGCATGTCTTTCTCGCGCGCCAGGATCTGAGCCAGGCTCAGGTTGATGCGCTCGCGGCCGCCGCCACCGAAATCGTCGAGAGCAACGAGGGCAAGGTCACCAAGACCGAAACCTGGGGCCTCCGTTCGCTGGCCTACAAGATCCAGAAGAACCGCAAGGCGCACTTCGTGCTGCTGAACATCGAAGCTTCGGGCGCCACAATCGCCGAGCTCGAGCGCCAGACGCAGATCAACGAAGACGTGATCCGCTACATGACCGTCCGCGTCGACGAGCATGAAGCCGGCCCGTCCGTGATGATGCGCAAGAACGACCGCGAGCGCAGCCGTCGCCGCGAACGCGAAGGGGAATAA
- the rplI gene encoding 50S ribosomal protein L9, translating to MQIILLERIEKLGAIGDEVTVKDGYARNFLLPNKKALRANEANRKVFEANRARIEAENAARRDEAQNESGNVEGKEVVLIRASSNAGQLYGSVSVRDISDALAEQGAKVTKSMIVLERPIKTIGVYDVRVSLHPEVSVTVKVNVARSPDEAELQSKGVNVIDAMFDNETGGFTEEYDPNAEPGEIPTELLEGGEEAAEA from the coding sequence ATGCAGATCATCCTGCTCGAGCGCATCGAGAAGCTGGGCGCCATCGGCGACGAAGTGACCGTCAAGGACGGTTATGCCCGCAACTTCCTGCTGCCCAACAAGAAGGCGCTGCGCGCCAACGAAGCCAACCGCAAGGTCTTCGAAGCCAACCGCGCCCGCATCGAGGCCGAGAACGCCGCTCGCCGCGACGAAGCCCAGAACGAATCTGGCAACGTCGAAGGCAAGGAAGTCGTCCTCATCCGCGCTTCGTCGAACGCCGGCCAGCTCTACGGCTCGGTCTCGGTCCGCGACATCTCCGATGCTCTGGCCGAACAGGGCGCCAAGGTGACCAAGTCGATGATCGTGCTCGAACGCCCGATCAAGACCATCGGCGTCTACGACGTCCGCGTGTCGCTGCACCCGGAAGTCTCCGTCACGGTCAAGGTCAACGTCGCGCGTTCGCCCGACGAAGCCGAACTCCAGTCGAAGGGCGTCAACGTCATCGATGCGATGTTCGACAACGAGACCGGTGGCTTCACTGAAGAATACGATCCGAATGCGGAACCGGGCGAAATCCCGACCGAGCTGCTGGAAGGCGGCGAGGAAGCTGCGGAAGCCTGA
- the rpsR gene encoding 30S ribosomal protein S18, which translates to MARPFFRRRKSCPFSGKNAPKIDYKDVRLLQGFMSERGKIVPSRITAVSAKKQRELSQAIKRARHIGLLPYIVK; encoded by the coding sequence ATGGCTCGTCCGTTTTTCCGTCGCCGCAAGAGCTGCCCCTTCTCGGGCAAGAACGCGCCGAAGATCGACTACAAGGACGTGCGCCTGCTTCAGGGCTTCATGTCCGAACGTGGCAAGATCGTCCCGTCGCGCATCACCGCCGTCTCGGCGAAGAAGCAGCGTGAGCTGAGCCAGGCGATCAAGCGCGCCCGGCACATCGGCCTCCTGCCCTACATCGTGAAGTAA
- the rimM gene encoding ribosome maturation factor RimM (Essential for efficient processing of 16S rRNA), whose product MRDRPVTLAAITGAHGVAGEVRLKLFGEGVAALKRYRAFNDSGDGSGLTVVKIKDDGKGGAIARFAEVPDRTAAEKLRGTALTVRRSELPSLPEGEYYHADLIGLPAVSTEGEMLGECIAVENFGAGDVIEIRKADGKKFMVPMKTEAVPEWTDERIVIEAAYADQ is encoded by the coding sequence TTGCGCGACCGGCCCGTCACGCTCGCCGCCATTACCGGCGCGCATGGAGTGGCGGGCGAGGTCCGCTTGAAGCTGTTCGGTGAAGGCGTGGCGGCGCTGAAGCGCTACCGCGCCTTCAACGATTCAGGCGATGGTTCCGGGCTGACCGTGGTGAAGATCAAGGACGACGGCAAGGGTGGCGCGATTGCCCGCTTTGCCGAAGTGCCCGATCGCACGGCGGCGGAGAAGCTGCGCGGCACGGCGCTGACCGTGCGCCGGTCGGAATTGCCCTCTCTGCCCGAGGGCGAGTATTACCACGCCGACCTGATCGGCCTGCCTGCGGTCTCGACCGAGGGCGAGATGCTCGGCGAGTGCATCGCGGTCGAGAACTTCGGCGCGGGCGACGTGATCGAGATCCGCAAGGCCGACGGCAAGAAGTTCATGGTGCCGATGAAGACGGAAGCGGTTCCGGAATGGACCGACGAGCGGATTGTCATTGAAGCGGCTTACGCTGACCAATGA